From the genome of Erinaceus europaeus chromosome 1, mEriEur2.1, whole genome shotgun sequence:
CTCATCTTCCCAGTAATCACTAATATTTATCAATCGTTTGACCCGTTCCAGGTACTGTGCTGAGTTCTCATATGTTTAGTCTTTCTTGTTAATTATGACCATTGCATGTAACAGATGGCCAGGCACTTAGTAATTAACAaatagctttttttgtttgtttgttttatttcacttACATTTTCTTCTTACCAAAGGCAGTCTTGCAAAGTTGCCTTTACTGCCTGATTATGTGGGCTAATAACAGTTTGATGTCGGTTCCTAGGCACCTAAGCGGTGCAAATAAGATCTTAtacttttgtgcttttttttttttttttgcccagttGAGAAGTATACAGTTGGTATGTTTATTACTCaagataattttaatttaatacattaagttaaattaaaaacagataaaaataCTGGTTATAATTAAAATTGTCAGTCTTCGTCACATATTTCCCTGAGTCTGATCCTGAAGAatatctacttttttctttcttttttttaccagagcactgctcaactctggcttatggtggtgctgaagactgaacttgggacctttggtacctcaggcctAAAAGTCTTTTTTTGACTTTATGCTCCCACCCCTCCCAGTCTAAGAATATGTACTTTTTGAGATATAATCAATCAACTCTGGGAATTTGCTTCTGAGTATGAGGTGGGAAAATATAGTGATATTCTTTGCAAAgtgctatatttactatttttagtGGTTTCATGAAGAAACAGTAGATGGTGATGATGCTGAAGCTCTAACTAtcaagaaattcagaggggaccTGGCATATAGACAGGGAGAATATCAGGTAAattttaacatatataaaatgatggttatggtccgggaggtggtgcagtgggtaaagtggtggactctcaagcatgaggtcctgggttcaatccccagcagcacatgcactagagtgatgtctggttctttatctctcctgtctttcaaataaataaattaaatggtgGTTCTGAAATGGACTTATTTTACCAAGTGTGGTGTACTTAAACAAGTACTAAGTTTTTTGTCTGTGTTTGGGAAGATGATGTGTATATAATCTCAGAATCCCAAGTTTCTGTGCTTTCCTATGTGGTTCATGTAATTTGTCTTGTTGCTTATAATGCTAAGTATCTACTGAGGATCCTTACATGTCTGCTTCCTTAAGTTCTTTTAAGTCCTCATAACAAGAGAGCCACTAGCATTTACTtttcagtattattattattattattaattttgccttcggggttataactggggcttggtgcaggcactatgaatccatggccattttttccattttattggataggacagagagaaattgagagaggagggggagatagggagagagaaagatggacacctgcagacctgctccactgcttgtgaagcttcctccctgcaggtggggagagggagctcaaacccagggtcattgtacatgaccttgcacttagtactatatgtgccacctcttggtcccttattattttttaccagagctctgcttaactctggcttatggtggtgttggggattgaatttgggacttctggTGGCTCAGGCatcaaaagtctctttgcataaccattatgctatctccccagtcctagcACTTACTTTTCATAGAGCTCTCGTTTCATTTTCATAACAATCCTGATGCTATTTTGCTGTTGAAAAGTTATATAAACCAAAGATGTAGTTCAGTGACTGAATGCATACTGCAAATGCTGGGTCTGATCCTTAACGCCccaaaagaaggaagagattATACAGTAAGCTGGTGGCAAAAGCAGcactcaaaccctggtctcttTGGCACTGGATGCTCTTCCTaataagttttccatataagtaGTGGTTATGTTCTCTAGCCATTTCCTCCCATGTTGAAAAATGGCATGAATATAATCAAGTCGTCCTTAGTTCAGTGTAGGGtcaattataaaatatttcttcGCCTAGGaaaaaaactgaatcttttttctttttttcttgcatcccttccctcctcttcatTTCCATTACTTAACAAACAATTGCCAGAAATCACTGCaggagtattccagtatctttgAAAAATTACCACCTACCAATTTTGCCATGAAAAGGGATGTCCAGGAAGGCCAAGCACGGTGTCTTATCCAcctgggaagacacagagaggcgcTGGAGATCGCTACCAGCCTGGTGAGTCAGCccactgctgattttttttttttttatcctttcctCTCCCAAAGATGataagataattttatttttaattttaaaaaaatttttgctaatctttatttatttgatagagatagccagaaattgagagggaagggggtagtagggagggagagagacagacaccctcagcactgcttcaccacttgtgaaactttcccctttccccaggggcttgaacctggttccttgtgcactgtaacacatgtactttactaggtgtgccaccacctggcccctaagataatttttgaaaaattgttattagtgggaggagatagatagcataatggttatgcaaacagactctcatgcctgagactctgaagtctcaggttcagtcccctgcactactataagctagagctgatcagtgctctggtaaaaaaaataataataaaaaaattattagtgatttaataatgattaacaagattgtaagataataggggtacagttccacacagttcccaccaccagagctccataccccatttcctccactggaagcttccctattcttatccctctgggagcatggaccaaaaatcttttttttttggaccaaagatctttatggggtgcagaaggtggaaggtctggcttctgtaactgcttctccactggacatggacattggcaggtggatccataccgtACCCAACctatttctgcctttccctagtggggcagggctctggggaggtgaggttctgggacacattggtggggccatctgcccagggaagtcaggatggaatcacagtagcgtctgcaactggatggctgaaaggtggtggtaagatataaagcagggcaagttgttaaataaacaggaacctaaaggtaggaatagagcagatgaaatgggATCTACCAAAGCTACTGTCtctcctttcactctctttctcttctttttcttggcTCCAGGAGTCTAAAGGAGCTTCATTCCTAGCTGACTCCGTATcagttgagggctggggagacagcataatgattatgcaagtgacttgtatgcctgaggtgctaaagttccaagttcaacccccaataccaccataaatactgagtagtactctggttgaaaaaaaaaaaaggatagggtggttggtagtgcagtgggttaagtgcacatgttgtaaagtgcaatgactggagtaaggatgccggtttgagcccccagccccccacctgcaggggggtcgcttcacaggcggtgaagcaggtctgtaggtgtcttatctttcccttcccctctctgtcttcccctcctctcccagtttttctctgtcttatacaacagcagcagcaataacaataataacaagggcaacaaaaatgggaggaaaatggcctctaagagcagtggattcgtagtgtagacaccgagctccagtgataaccctggaggcaaaagaaaagaaatacaactgAGAGCACTTTagttttctgtccctctctgcagTCTTCATTTCAGGAAGAGAAGGCTTCTTTTCCCTGACCCACACCATGTTTGCCATGTGGCAATTTAGGCAAGATGTGATGGCTCCGGTTAAAGAAACCTGAGAAGGGTTTCTGATCAGACGGAAACCAAGCAGCTCCCTGTAGCCAGAAGTAATTGGTGTTGCTAATAGTTCCCAGAAAGGCATGTGCATTCAATTACCATGTGTCATGAATTACAGAGCTTGGGGGCTGTCCTGTGTCTAAGCCAAGTAGAGTTTGGAAGTCCTCAAGGAAATAACTATTTGGATTTTTAGAAAAGTTAGAATATTAACATGGAGCCATTAACCTAGGTTATAAAAAAGGTTGACTTTGATTTTTCAGATACTTGACTGAAGACAATAAAGATTTTGATAAAACttgaaaataaattgaaatgtGTATTTTTGGTATGGAActtagactccccccccccccccattacacgatggttattgctgggacatgAGGTTGTTGGGCAATGACTGGTAATTATTTTGTGGGGAATAATGTTAATAGGTTCAAATTATGACTTCCTAAAGGTCTGAGGGAATAGCTCACCACGTCGGGTGccttgtgcacagcccaggtttgagtcctgacacCCCATGGGAATGTTACAGCACTGAGgacagctctggtgctgtgctatctcttccTCTCGCTGTATATCTCTATCTGAGTGAAGAAGTGGCCTGGAAACAATGACATCTCACATGCTTGAGGCTCATAAACCCCCCcagctaaaacaaaacaaataactaaGATACACTGAAAACTGTTTGCTTCACTCCACTTAGAAGGAACTGAAAGATACTTCTaataaaacaacacacacaaCTTGGGTTTTTGAAGTATCTGCATTTTCCTATTGGAAGTGTTGGTGTAGTTtacatttttaactttctttccttcccttaggAAAATAAAGCTACCAACACAGaccacttaaccactgtgctctaCCTCCAGTTTGCTATTTGTTCAAGTTTGCAGAACTTAGAAAAAACAATTCTCTGCCTGCAGAAGCTGATTTCTTTGCATCCTTTCAATCCTTGGAACTGGGGCAGATTGGCAGCAGCTTACCTGGATCTGGGACTAGCTCTTTccgcaccatcaccatcatcttaCAAAGAGACAGGTTTTGTTTCAAGTGACAAGACTGCCAACTCCTCCTTTTCACACTCAGGAAAAGACTGCCTTTCATGTTTCCCTGAAATGTTGCCGGCAGACTCAGCATTTTCTGTGGAAATGAGTAGCAGTAGCAGCCAGGAGAATGAGGAAGCTCTTAAAAACACTCCAAATGgtgtgagagaagacagaggagcaGCCCTGCTAGAGACACAGATGAAAGCCTGTGCCTCTTTTATACGAACCAGGTAAACTCAGATCTGGAGCACACGGGGTGCTTACTGGGCTTTAGATTTCAGAAAGCTCTGGGCTTGACACAAGGTTTTTGAGACTTTTCTTTCTCCGCTGTAGATAGAATCCTTTGAAAATAACCTTTTAGTTACTTTCAGCATATAATATCTAGTTTTAGTATATATGATTtataaagaaaactatttttatgTCATCTTTGTGTCATCACTTAAGATGAAATGTTAAAATTGGAAAGCATCACAATTAAAAACAAAGGGACCCAGAAAGTGACTCAGCAAGTAAAGTTCCAGCTATCTGCCTGGTACAGCGTGtgaatgatgctttggtttttctctctctctctcataaaaatgaaaaaagtaacaaagataatttaaatggATAAAACAGTGACAGAGGAAGAAGAGGtactttaaactatttatttattttaccactatGTTctacagaaatctttttttttttatattttatttatttattttctcttttgttgtccttgttgtttttcgttgttgttgtagttattattgttattgatgttgtcgttgttggataggacagagagaaatggagagaggaggggaagacagagaggggcagagaaagatagacacctgcagacctgcttcaccgcttgtgaagcgactcccctgcaggtggggagccgggggctcgaaccgcgatccttatgccgacattgtgctctgcgccacctgcgcttaacccgctgagctacagcccgactccccagaaatcTTTTAAGGAAGGAAATTTGCCCTTGTATTTGAATCACTCACTAACAGTGTGAATAGatgatccatccttccttctttcttccctcccatcCTCTGTTTCCTTCTAAAATGAGGTACTCATGCAAACAGAATTTCATCACTCCAAACcagttttttttccagacagagacagagacagggagagtaaGACATAACAGCCCTGGTGCTTCCCTCAATGCACAGCACCTCCCTTGTGGTGTTAGGTCTTATCCTTGGCCTCAAGCATGGCATGGCACACTCCCTTCCTGGGGAGGTGTTTCTCCAGCCCCATCCATTTATTCTTAATTCCATTATTAAGAGAATTATCTTTATGTAGTaactccactttttttctttttctcttttttttttttttttttaccagctcagctctggtttatggtgtagggggattgaatctgagactttggacctgcagacataagagtctttttttttttttttaattttgtttttgttttgtttcttttttttttcttctttttaatatttattttatttatttattcccttttgttgcccttgttttttattgttgtagttattattgttgttgtcgttgttggataggacagagagaaatggagagaggaggggaagacagagaggaggagagaaagatagacacctgcagacctgcttcatcgcctgtgaagcgactcccctgcaggtggggagccggggttccaaccaggatccttatgccggtccttgtgctttgcgccacctgcgcttaacccgctgcgctacagcccgactccctcataagagtctttttgcataaccattgtgctatctacccctgcccttcaaatactttaaaaaaaaaaatttttattcctttttgttgcccttattattatattgttgtagttgttgttgttgttattgatgttgtcgttgttgtataggacagagagaaatggagagaggaggggaagacagagtgggagagagaaagatagaaacctgcagacctgcttcaccacctgtgaagcaactcccctgcaggtggggagctgggggctctaactgggatccttcaggtccttgtgctttgcgtcacctgcgcttaacccgctgcgctaccgcccgactccccaaatacttaaaaaaattttttttttttattttccctttcgttgcccttgttttttattgttgttgtagttattgttgttattgatgttgccattgttagataggacagagagaaatggagagaggaagggaagagagagggggagagaaagctagacatctgtagacctgcttcactgtctgtgaagtgactcccctgcaggtgggaagtcgagggtttgaactgggatgcttactctggtccttgtgctttgcaccacatgcgcttaacccgctgtgctaccgcccaacttcccaaatacttttttaaaaaatatttttttccttttgttgcccttgttgtgttgttattgttgtctttattgttggataagacagaaagaaatagagagaggaggggaagacagagatggggagagaaagatagacacctgcagacctacttcaccgcttgtgaagcgtcttccctgcaggtggggagttggggcctcgaaccaggatccttatgctggtccttgtgctttgcgacacctgggcttaacccactgtgctacggcccaactccctcccaaatacttttttaaaaattactttcattaggaatttgataatggtttacaaaatgataagatttcACAGGTATAGTTTGACATggctcccaccagcagagttctctgTGCCCCTCCT
Proteins encoded in this window:
- the C1H8orf76 gene encoding uncharacterized protein C8orf76 homolog isoform X3, with protein sequence METGCWPLCGEFEDSVFEERPERRPGPLASYRAKHCEPQWFHEETVDGDDAEALTIKKFRGDLAYRQGEYQENKATNTDHLTTVLYLQFAICSSLQNLEKTILCLQKLISLHPFNPWNWGRLAAAYLDLGLALSAPSPSSYKETGFVSSDKTANSSFSHSGKDCLSCFPEMLPADSAFSVEMSSSSSQENEEALKNTPNGVREDRGAALLETQMKACASFIRTRLLLQFAQFQQTSFALEKNLRTQQEIEDKMKEFSFKEDTLLLIAEVMGEDIIPEKIKDEVHTEVKCVGSAVLTAMVIASSEEFEDKWFRKIKDCFGSIENQFHTEIEILA
- the C1H8orf76 gene encoding uncharacterized protein C8orf76 homolog isoform X2; translation: METGCWPLCGEFEDSVFEERPERRPGPLASYRAKHCEPQKSLQEYSSIFEKLPPTNFAMKRDVQEGQARCLIHLGRHREALEIATSLENKATNTDHLTTVLYLQFAICSSLQNLEKTILCLQKLISLHPFNPWNWGRLAAAYLDLGLALSAPSPSSYKETGFVSSDKTANSSFSHSGKDCLSCFPEMLPADSAFSVEMSSSSSQENEEALKNTPNGVREDRGAALLETQMKACASFIRTRLLLQFAQFQQTSFALEKNLRTQQEIEDKMKEFSFKEDTLLLIAEVMGEDIIPEKIKDEVHTEVKCVGSAVLTAMVIASSEEFEDKWFRKIKDCFGSIENQFHTEIEILA
- the C1H8orf76 gene encoding uncharacterized protein C8orf76 homolog isoform X1, translating into METGCWPLCGEFEDSVFEERPERRPGPLASYRAKHCEPQWFHEETVDGDDAEALTIKKFRGDLAYRQGEYQKSLQEYSSIFEKLPPTNFAMKRDVQEGQARCLIHLGRHREALEIATSLENKATNTDHLTTVLYLQFAICSSLQNLEKTILCLQKLISLHPFNPWNWGRLAAAYLDLGLALSAPSPSSYKETGFVSSDKTANSSFSHSGKDCLSCFPEMLPADSAFSVEMSSSSSQENEEALKNTPNGVREDRGAALLETQMKACASFIRTRLLLQFAQFQQTSFALEKNLRTQQEIEDKMKEFSFKEDTLLLIAEVMGEDIIPEKIKDEVHTEVKCVGSAVLTAMVIASSEEFEDKWFRKIKDCFGSIENQFHTEIEILA